One Cellulosimicrobium protaetiae genomic region harbors:
- a CDS encoding inorganic phosphate transporter: protein MENVTETLLLVLVVVTALAFDFTNGFHDTGNAMATSIATKALKPKTAVALSAVLNMVGAFLSLAVAATIAKGLVDANVITLEVVLAGLVGGITWNLLTWLLGIPSSSSHALIGGVVGSVLAAVGTQGVIWSGVAAKVLIPALLAPLIAVGVASVGTWAVARLTRDVPEGVSTRAFRWGQVGSASLVSLAHGTNDAQKSMGIILLALIAAGAVPADSSVPFWVILSCAFFMALGTYLGGWRIIRTLGKGLVEIDTRQGMAAETSSAAVILMSGLFGYSLSTTHVATGSILGSGVGMPGAKVRWGVAGRMLAAWGLTLPAAGIVGAACYGIQHLIGGTAGTVVVFAILIVTSAAIWVASRRKPVDHTNVNDAWEEGAVDAGLESEVVEAREAALERRLDMADPFTDAEAPAAASPAPVPGAPTVTSPAARQRASV, encoded by the coding sequence ATGGAGAACGTGACCGAGACGCTCCTGCTGGTGCTCGTCGTCGTGACCGCACTGGCCTTCGACTTCACCAACGGCTTCCACGACACGGGCAACGCGATGGCCACGTCCATCGCCACCAAGGCCCTCAAGCCCAAGACCGCCGTCGCCCTCTCCGCCGTCCTCAACATGGTCGGGGCGTTCCTCTCCCTGGCCGTCGCGGCGACCATCGCGAAGGGCCTGGTCGACGCCAACGTCATCACCCTCGAGGTCGTCCTCGCGGGGCTCGTGGGCGGCATCACCTGGAACCTGCTGACCTGGTTGCTCGGCATCCCGTCGAGCTCCTCGCACGCCCTGATCGGCGGTGTCGTGGGCTCCGTGCTCGCGGCCGTCGGCACCCAGGGCGTCATCTGGAGCGGCGTCGCCGCGAAGGTGCTCATCCCCGCGCTGCTGGCCCCGCTCATCGCGGTCGGCGTCGCGAGCGTCGGCACGTGGGCGGTCGCACGGCTCACGCGCGACGTCCCCGAGGGCGTCTCGACCCGCGCGTTCCGCTGGGGCCAGGTCGGCTCCGCGTCGCTCGTCTCGCTCGCGCACGGCACCAACGACGCGCAGAAGTCGATGGGCATCATCCTGCTCGCGCTCATCGCGGCGGGCGCCGTGCCCGCGGACTCCAGCGTGCCGTTCTGGGTCATCCTGTCCTGCGCGTTCTTCATGGCGCTCGGCACCTACCTGGGTGGCTGGCGCATCATCCGCACGCTCGGCAAGGGCCTCGTCGAGATCGACACGCGTCAGGGCATGGCCGCCGAGACGTCGTCCGCGGCCGTCATCCTCATGTCGGGCCTGTTCGGCTACTCGCTCTCGACGACGCACGTCGCCACGGGCTCGATCCTCGGCTCGGGCGTCGGCATGCCGGGCGCCAAGGTCCGCTGGGGAGTCGCCGGCCGGATGCTCGCCGCCTGGGGCCTCACGCTCCCCGCCGCCGGGATCGTCGGCGCCGCGTGCTACGGCATCCAGCACCTGATCGGGGGCACGGCCGGGACGGTCGTCGTGTTCGCGATCCTCATCGTCACCTCGGCAGCCATCTGGGTCGCGTCGCGCCGCAAGCCGGTCGACCACACCAACGTCAACGACGCCTGGGAGGAGGGCGCGGTGGACGCCGGGCTCGAGTCCGAGGTCGTCGAGGCACGCGAGGCCGCGCTGGAGCGCCGGCTCGACATGGCCGACCCGTTCACCGACGCCGAGGCGCCTGCCGCCGCGTCGCCTGCGCCCGTCCCGGGCGCCCCGACCGTGACCTCGCCCGCCGCGCGTCAGCGCGCGAGCGTCTGA
- a CDS encoding LacI family DNA-binding transcriptional regulator, whose amino-acid sequence MTARRPDTRPTLEAVAAVAGVSRATVSRVINGVQTVDPAIVAMVEKAIDETGYVPNLAARTLVTRRTGSVALVVSEPTERPHASPFLERLFTDPYVGRVTAGAQQVLRPRDIHLAILPADPPAHDQVVRYVRQGHVDGVLLVTSSTGDPLPARFAALAVPVVLSTHLAGADESAGVSWVDLDQAAGGRLAAEHLVARGRTRLATVAGPTDVPFARARLDGFLDAVRAAGLPEPLVVEGDFTRAGGEAAARELLAARPDVDGVFGASDLMADGASTVLQESGRRVPEDVAVVGFDDSTVAHQAHPPLTTVRQPVEEMAAEMARLLLAAIDTPETEPRSVLFDPTLVVRDSA is encoded by the coding sequence ATGACCGCCCGTCGCCCCGATACCCGCCCGACGCTCGAGGCCGTCGCGGCCGTGGCGGGCGTCTCCCGCGCCACCGTGTCCCGCGTCATCAACGGCGTGCAGACGGTCGACCCGGCGATCGTCGCGATGGTCGAGAAGGCGATCGACGAGACGGGCTACGTCCCCAACCTCGCGGCCCGCACGCTCGTCACCCGGCGCACCGGGTCGGTCGCGCTCGTCGTCTCCGAGCCGACGGAGCGGCCCCACGCCAGCCCCTTCCTGGAGCGCCTGTTCACCGACCCGTACGTCGGCCGGGTGACGGCCGGGGCGCAGCAGGTGCTCCGCCCCCGTGACATCCACCTCGCGATCCTGCCCGCCGACCCGCCCGCGCACGACCAGGTCGTGCGCTACGTGCGCCAGGGGCACGTCGACGGCGTCCTGCTCGTCACGTCGAGCACCGGCGACCCGCTCCCGGCCCGGTTCGCCGCGCTGGCCGTCCCCGTCGTGCTGTCGACGCACCTCGCGGGCGCGGACGAGTCGGCCGGGGTGAGCTGGGTCGACCTCGACCAGGCGGCGGGCGGCAGGCTCGCGGCGGAGCACCTCGTGGCACGTGGCCGGACGCGCCTGGCGACCGTCGCGGGGCCCACCGACGTCCCCTTCGCCCGCGCCCGCCTCGACGGCTTCCTCGACGCGGTGCGCGCCGCGGGCCTGCCCGAGCCGCTCGTCGTGGAGGGCGACTTCACGCGCGCGGGCGGCGAGGCGGCCGCGCGCGAGCTGCTCGCAGCCCGGCCCGACGTCGACGGCGTGTTCGGCGCGAGCGACCTCATGGCGGACGGGGCGTCCACGGTCCTGCAGGAGTCGGGCCGGCGGGTCCCGGAGGACGTCGCGGTCGTGGGGTTCGACGACTCCACGGTCGCGCACCAGGCGCACCCGCCGCTCACCACGGTCCGTCAGCCCGTCGAGGAGATGGCGGCGGAGATGGCCCGCCTCCTGCTCGCGGCCATCGACACCCCGGAGACCGAGCCCCGCTCGGTCCTGTTCGACCCGACCCTCGTGGTGCGCGACTCCGCCTGA
- a CDS encoding glycoside hydrolase family 3 N-terminal domain-containing protein translates to MPVLTTRARTTWIVVAVVTTLAAVSAVAWYLTRPGPARAPSPSGAPTASPDPSPSGTPPTPSTPPADPLAGWTLEQKVGQLFMVGVDVRAPQQESYDAVSQLHVGNVFLAGRSQAGTGPTADLVAGFTALVSPETTNGTPLFVATDQEGGYVQVLRGPGFSQVPTATDQATLDPATLQADAMAWGAELAAAGVNLNLAPVMDLVPEGTAAQNPPIGYFERNYGSTPDVVTSHANAFSAGMEASGVDVTIKHFPGLGRVTENTDTDAGVTDDVTTRDDPSVAVFASGIEAGAAFVMTSTAVYSQIDGSLPAAFSPVVVDGMLRGDLGFDGVVITDDVSAARQVQAWSPADRAVLTIEAGGDMVLASADPSVVQPMVAAVVERATTDPAFAAKVDAAVVRVLAAKERLG, encoded by the coding sequence GTGCCCGTCTTGACCACCCGCGCCCGGACCACCTGGATCGTCGTCGCCGTCGTCACCACGCTCGCCGCCGTCTCTGCGGTCGCGTGGTACCTGACCCGCCCGGGCCCCGCCCGGGCCCCGTCGCCCTCGGGCGCGCCGACCGCCTCGCCCGACCCGTCGCCGTCGGGCACTCCCCCGACCCCGTCCACCCCGCCCGCGGACCCGCTGGCCGGGTGGACGCTCGAGCAGAAGGTGGGACAGCTCTTCATGGTCGGCGTGGACGTGCGCGCCCCGCAGCAGGAGAGCTACGACGCCGTGTCGCAGCTCCACGTCGGCAACGTGTTCCTCGCGGGACGGTCACAAGCCGGCACCGGCCCGACGGCGGACCTCGTCGCGGGCTTCACCGCGCTCGTCTCGCCGGAGACCACGAACGGCACGCCGCTGTTCGTCGCGACCGACCAGGAGGGCGGCTACGTCCAGGTGCTGCGCGGCCCCGGGTTCTCGCAGGTCCCCACGGCCACGGACCAGGCGACGCTCGACCCGGCGACGCTCCAGGCGGACGCGATGGCCTGGGGCGCCGAGCTCGCGGCCGCGGGCGTGAACCTCAACCTCGCCCCCGTCATGGACCTCGTGCCCGAGGGGACGGCCGCGCAGAACCCGCCGATCGGGTACTTCGAGCGGAACTACGGCTCCACGCCCGACGTCGTGACCTCCCACGCGAACGCGTTCAGCGCCGGCATGGAGGCGTCCGGCGTGGACGTGACGATCAAGCACTTCCCGGGGCTGGGGCGCGTCACCGAGAACACGGACACGGACGCGGGGGTCACCGACGACGTGACGACGCGCGACGACCCGTCCGTCGCGGTCTTCGCGTCGGGGATCGAGGCCGGCGCCGCGTTCGTCATGACGTCCACGGCTGTCTACTCGCAGATCGACGGGTCGCTCCCCGCGGCGTTCTCGCCCGTCGTCGTGGACGGGATGCTCCGTGGCGACCTCGGGTTCGACGGGGTCGTCATCACGGACGACGTGTCCGCGGCGCGGCAGGTGCAGGCGTGGTCGCCCGCCGACCGTGCGGTCCTGACGATCGAGGCGGGCGGCGACATGGTGCTCGCGTCGGCGGACCCGAGCGTCGTGCAGCCCATGGTGGCGGCGGTCGTCGAGCGCGCGACGACCGACCCGGCGTTCGCCGCGAAGGTCGACGCCGCGGTGGTCCGGGTGCTCGCCGCGAAGGAGCGTCTGGGCTGA
- a CDS encoding DUF5979 domain-containing protein, protein MTYRSPTRPALLDRARRATAALVVAALALAGAVALVAGPQARPAAAAIGFCPDPDDFPNIGPLPIFTDNNVAVYAGGDYTATGTSAESEGVLVVRGDATFDTPGSFNVGTVGAGSGITPAPGSPMLHVGGVMSIAAGTNVIVGANLDGGGAVHVGGDLADAGGLDTNGGAVETNMGADAAIAPWQGFQDAVVDTSAVLGAAPDTGTAARDGGRVTFTSTDPANTTLQAFTVDAAALDGASEFFFEGIPEGAPIVVNVVGDEPVTVSSAYVDINGERVDDPANIGNAAARTLWNFTGTGDVTVSGSGQWVGSILVPSADQVTLTASTNGRVYAGNDLTTSGSGNEQHNYPWIGPGPFDCIPSASFVVQKTVTGEAAADVPADTTFDVGYTYEEPDGTTGGDTLVVPISGALVNGPTLPVGTVVTITETNLPTVPGVEWGTPVIQVNGEPLGDPAQFTIQENQTVTVTVVNTANGGAVPVVGGFSVAKAMTGDAAGLVPDDTAFLVDWEATLPEGATYDGDLSGTLTVLADGTVVDGPSDLPVGTTVTLTEQTPLPEIDGVEWGEPVLSPASPITIVEGATGVAVTVTNVADAVVGGFTVQKALEGGAADVVPPGTAFLVDWTATVPAGVVYDGDTSGTLTVLADGTVTGGPSDLPIGTTVTLVEQPLPDVGGVVWGLPTLEPASPITIVEGPTGVAVTVTNTANAPEEVGGFAVQKSVTGDASGAVPPDAAFVVAWEAELPPDSGYEGPTSGTVTVLADGTVVDGPQDLPEGTVVTFTEQTMPDVPGVDWGQPTVSPGTVTIGEGDAVAGVVVTNTATAQVGGFSLAKAVEGDLAGSVPPGTAFEVEWSATLPAGFAYDGPLAGSLTVLADGTVVDGPQDLPVGTVVTFTEINLPEVDGVVWGAPTFSPGSVTVGNEENTLVTLTNTTQDVAEVGGFSVAKEVTGDRADLVPADTEFTVAYSYELDGTLVGGYLQVPADGTVVAGPQNLPVGTVVTFTEADLPDIPGVAWGVPTFSPPTLVVGDGEDTQVTATNTANEAVGGFSVVKRVTGEASDAVPAATEFVVGYAYDGPDGTVTGSLTVRADGVAVDGPQNLPVGTVVRLTETGVPEIGGVDWGTPTFTVEGTVVTEVTVGDGTVVVTLTNAAEDEELAITGTDAVLVTVLALTFLATGSALLLLRARRRRLA, encoded by the coding sequence ATGACCTATCGCTCGCCCACCCGTCCCGCCCTGCTCGACCGTGCTCGTCGGGCCACCGCCGCGCTCGTCGTCGCCGCGCTCGCGCTGGCGGGAGCGGTCGCTCTGGTGGCCGGCCCGCAGGCCCGACCTGCGGCGGCGGCGATCGGGTTCTGCCCCGACCCCGACGACTTCCCGAACATCGGCCCGCTGCCGATCTTCACGGACAACAACGTCGCCGTGTATGCGGGCGGGGACTACACGGCGACGGGGACCTCGGCCGAGAGCGAGGGCGTGCTCGTCGTGCGGGGGGACGCGACGTTCGACACCCCGGGGAGCTTCAACGTGGGCACGGTCGGTGCCGGGTCGGGCATCACCCCCGCGCCGGGGTCGCCCATGCTGCACGTCGGGGGCGTGATGAGCATCGCCGCCGGGACCAACGTCATCGTGGGCGCGAACCTCGACGGCGGCGGGGCGGTGCACGTCGGCGGGGACCTGGCGGACGCGGGCGGCCTCGACACCAACGGCGGCGCGGTCGAGACGAACATGGGCGCGGACGCGGCGATCGCGCCGTGGCAGGGCTTCCAGGACGCCGTCGTCGACACGTCGGCCGTGCTGGGCGCCGCGCCGGACACCGGCACGGCGGCGCGCGACGGCGGCCGCGTCACGTTCACCAGCACCGACCCGGCCAATACGACGCTCCAGGCGTTCACCGTCGACGCGGCGGCCCTCGACGGCGCGTCGGAGTTCTTCTTCGAGGGCATCCCGGAGGGCGCGCCGATCGTCGTCAACGTCGTCGGCGACGAGCCCGTCACCGTCTCGTCCGCGTACGTCGACATCAACGGCGAACGCGTCGACGACCCGGCGAACATCGGCAACGCGGCCGCGCGCACCCTGTGGAACTTCACGGGCACAGGCGACGTCACGGTGAGCGGTTCCGGGCAGTGGGTGGGCTCGATCCTGGTGCCGTCGGCGGACCAGGTGACGCTCACGGCGAGCACCAACGGGCGCGTCTACGCGGGGAACGACCTCACGACGTCGGGCAGCGGCAACGAGCAGCACAACTACCCCTGGATCGGGCCGGGGCCGTTCGACTGCATCCCGTCGGCGAGCTTCGTCGTCCAGAAGACCGTGACGGGCGAGGCCGCCGCCGACGTGCCCGCCGACACGACGTTCGACGTCGGGTACACGTACGAGGAGCCGGACGGGACGACCGGTGGCGACACGCTCGTCGTGCCGATCAGCGGCGCGCTCGTGAACGGACCGACGCTCCCGGTCGGCACCGTCGTGACGATCACCGAGACGAACCTGCCCACCGTGCCCGGTGTCGAGTGGGGCACGCCCGTCATCCAGGTGAACGGCGAGCCGCTCGGCGACCCCGCCCAGTTCACGATCCAGGAGAACCAGACCGTCACGGTGACCGTGGTGAACACGGCGAACGGCGGCGCCGTCCCGGTGGTGGGCGGGTTCTCCGTGGCCAAGGCCATGACGGGCGACGCCGCGGGGCTCGTCCCCGACGACACCGCGTTCCTCGTCGACTGGGAGGCCACCCTCCCTGAGGGGGCCACGTACGACGGCGACCTGTCGGGCACGCTGACCGTGCTCGCGGACGGGACCGTGGTGGACGGCCCGTCCGACCTGCCCGTCGGCACGACCGTCACGCTCACGGAGCAGACGCCGCTGCCGGAGATCGACGGTGTGGAGTGGGGCGAACCCGTGCTCAGCCCGGCGTCGCCGATCACGATCGTCGAGGGCGCGACCGGGGTCGCGGTCACGGTGACCAACGTCGCGGACGCCGTGGTCGGCGGCTTCACGGTCCAGAAGGCGCTCGAGGGCGGCGCGGCCGACGTCGTCCCGCCCGGCACCGCGTTCCTCGTCGACTGGACCGCGACCGTCCCCGCCGGCGTCGTGTACGACGGTGACACGTCGGGCACGCTGACCGTCCTCGCGGACGGGACCGTGACGGGCGGACCGTCGGACCTGCCGATCGGCACGACCGTGACCCTCGTCGAGCAGCCGCTGCCCGACGTCGGCGGCGTCGTGTGGGGTCTGCCCACCCTCGAGCCGGCGTCCCCGATCACGATCGTCGAGGGGCCGACGGGCGTCGCGGTGACCGTGACGAACACGGCGAACGCGCCGGAGGAGGTCGGCGGGTTCGCGGTGCAGAAGTCCGTCACGGGCGACGCGTCCGGGGCGGTGCCGCCGGACGCCGCGTTCGTCGTCGCCTGGGAGGCTGAGCTGCCGCCCGACTCCGGCTACGAGGGCCCGACCTCCGGGACGGTGACCGTGCTCGCGGACGGGACCGTGGTGGACGGCCCGCAGGACCTGCCCGAGGGCACGGTCGTGACGTTCACGGAGCAGACCATGCCCGACGTCCCCGGCGTCGACTGGGGGCAGCCCACCGTCTCGCCCGGCACCGTGACGATCGGCGAGGGGGACGCCGTCGCGGGCGTCGTCGTGACGAACACGGCGACCGCGCAGGTCGGCGGGTTCTCGCTCGCGAAGGCGGTCGAGGGCGACCTCGCCGGGAGCGTGCCGCCCGGGACGGCGTTCGAGGTCGAGTGGTCCGCGACCCTGCCCGCGGGCTTCGCGTACGACGGCCCGCTCGCGGGGTCGCTGACCGTGCTCGCCGACGGCACGGTGGTCGACGGCCCGCAGGACCTCCCGGTGGGGACGGTCGTGACGTTCACCGAGATCAACCTGCCGGAGGTCGACGGCGTCGTCTGGGGCGCTCCCACGTTCTCCCCGGGTTCCGTGACGGTCGGCAACGAGGAGAACACCCTCGTCACGCTGACCAACACCACGCAGGACGTGGCCGAGGTCGGCGGGTTCTCCGTCGCCAAGGAGGTGACCGGCGACCGCGCGGACCTCGTGCCCGCCGACACCGAGTTCACCGTCGCGTACTCGTACGAGCTCGACGGCACCCTCGTCGGCGGGTACCTCCAGGTCCCGGCCGACGGGACGGTCGTCGCCGGCCCGCAGAACCTCCCCGTCGGCACGGTCGTCACGTTCACGGAGGCGGACCTGCCCGACATCCCCGGCGTCGCATGGGGCGTCCCGACGTTCAGCCCGCCGACGCTCGTCGTCGGAGACGGGGAGGACACGCAGGTCACCGCGACCAACACGGCGAACGAGGCGGTCGGCGGGTTCTCCGTGGTCAAGCGGGTGACCGGCGAGGCGTCCGACGCCGTCCCCGCGGCCACGGAGTTCGTCGTGGGCTACGCGTACGACGGCCCGGACGGCACCGTCACCGGGTCGCTCACCGTCCGCGCCGACGGGGTCGCGGTCGACGGCCCGCAGAACCTGCCCGTGGGGACCGTCGTCCGGCTCACCGAGACGGGCGTGCCCGAGATCGGCGGGGTCGACTGGGGCACGCCGACCTTCACGGTCGAGGGGACGGTGGTCACCGAGGTGACGGTGGGCGACGGCACGGTGGTCGTGACGCTCACCAACGCCGCGGAGGACGAGGAGCTCGCGATCACCGGCACCGACGCGGTGCTCGTGACCGTCCTCGCCCTGACCTTCCTCGCGACCGGCAGCGCGCTCCTGCTGCTCCGCGCCCGACGTCGCCGCCTCGCCTGA